The following coding sequences lie in one Drosophila sulfurigaster albostrigata strain 15112-1811.04 chromosome 2R, ASM2355843v2, whole genome shotgun sequence genomic window:
- the LOC133837923 gene encoding uncharacterized protein LOC133837923 gives MTSQILFFIVLCVNCSYTFQVKCEDNTTKTTGGIAVWKFRGVRYTTSEDYLCWKENWKLFLRECDTETGQWLPEKVVCRQQNKKNQYCPENLMEIYNDDESDYLCLKISPMPHKYDDAFCYGSNAIVPSDLSKSQLSNLLLYLFHRNIKEYWLPFRRDDNTMPIKIRLPGKHWGKVVDDDKMKILDFNSNRNCMSAQYINNHLKKKDAEPTIIMKDCQEMLHSICLFQDNFIAASGCPKGFRALSYRPNECYGVRKTKSPFVENMKISLKEYFQSRNILRRVLNKTIPKIKYDQFFEVDRYLDDSADSYVILMNRNEKVKVENQSSENLPILYKEIVNLEFNTVQLILKIDIELDMLILIVYNREYIWRIGNHDGIKCFTNADYDLLRETNINLIWENENNTKSIYKVKLVGKDPGEYWCECHTIQNFQLVISSRVVTSKETRGHTFSVKLNMSCMRHSKFDLCSNIMQKNVKRIAKHDHEELRKLSKAISPQLILHNTRIMTIEMLASNYTIYWIHITASLMNSAVDNSEEDSSEERDSLENEQRIRHDTSVRMKVWRLLQKLLLIYNVDRKTLVRSTEYCFPELVNTNSDEIFVWNQALRGQMATLSALCLQNNGMPLTRKCLGNFTYGAYWEELKEKVLCQCKNEKCQITKTLYSLQNSNITREFPEKTVKELKSIIQKNANKLLPADIHYTANILQSSVKYIQNNLNGNVSEKNYLTDVIKYTAHDIVDIYNYIVNVKKSTIRISATLNSTNKLLEAIETTINTLAVQTSENIANATSDETDVAPMDLEILEYVDIGVTAKVSCNFLYFIINPYVANISGIAIFQNDNFTDFPHILNGAFKHQHFRFLQSSHDIQELVSEPNLEFATYLPEKLLDNLNRILNTVNVTEKIKTSIVIKIYSNDKLFQAQGIHDRRAVIGWVVSISLPGHSTQLPENLPIVFRTQKNEFLKDNISTETDPCRYWNYENWAQDGIWLDLRIQETHQDIVICQVSHLTPFAYLVGFNITNVDDDIEFSNRQVHDQVLNIITVIGCSLSLLGICGIFITAATFQSWRQKPSSKVLLQLSAAIALEMIILCFVSTEEYSLHLIINKIIPSCVTIGAFLHYSVLVQFFWMMVIAYLQFKRYVQVFGRTRPTRFLMKSTLFCWGLPLLPVILVVLLDHNSFGKGGICYPSGYALYFGVILPIAVIVIANFIIFCLIIHNILLSTTNPSIRHTEKTVVIYQIRLSVLLFFLLGFTWFFGFLSTMKAGILFSYLFCLTATLQGFVIFLYFIILDPVTRRMWSQYFYKLCSIENNVIHSTSLKDTTDTS, from the exons atgaccagtcaaattttattctttatagtCCTATGTGTAAATTGCTCGTACACTTTTCAAGTAAAG TGTGAAGACAACACAACGAAAACAACTGGAGGAATAGCGGTATGGAAATTTCGAGGCGTTCGTTATACAACATCCGAAGATTATCTATGTTGGAAGGAAAATTGGAAACTTTTTTTACGTGAATGCGACACAGAAACCGGCCAATGGCTACCAGAAAAAGTAGTTTGCcggcaacaaaataaaaaaaatcaatattgcCCAGAAAACTTGATGGAAATTTATAATGATGATGAAAGCGACTATCTTTGCCTTAAAATTTCACCAATGCCACATAAATATGATGACGCATTTTGTTATGGATCAAATGCAATTGTACCATCAGATCTTTCAAAATCTCAGTTGTCAAATCTTTTATTGTATCTATTTCATAGAAATATCAAGGAATATTGGTTACCATTCCGACGGGATGATAATACTATGCCAATCAAGATAAGATTGCCAGGTAAACATTGGGGGAAAGTTGTCGATGACgataaaatgaaaatcttGGATTTTAACTCTAATCGTAATTGCATGTCAGcacaatatatcaataatcatttaaaaaaaaaggacgCTGAACCTACTATAATTATGAAAGATTGTCAAGAAATGCTGCACTCGATTTGCCTATTTCAAGACAATTTTATAGCAGCTTCAGGGTGCCCTAAAGGTTTCAGAGCACTAAGCTATCGACCTAATGAATGCTATGGTGTACGCAAAACGAAATCCCCTTTTGTAGAGAATATGAAAATTTCACTAAAGGAATATTTTCAAAGTCGTAATATTCTGAGGAGAgtgttaaataaaactataccaaaaataaaatatgaccAATTCTTTGAAGTTGATCGGTATTTGGACGATTCTGCCGATAGCTATGTGATTCTTATGAACCGGAATGAAAAAGTGAAAGTTGAAAATCAATCTTCAGAAAATCTGCCGATACTATACAAAGAAATAGTTAATCTTGAATTTAACACTGTTCAGTTGATATTGAAAATAGATATTGAACTAgatatgttaattttaatagtttataACCGCGAATATATTTGGCGAATAGGTAATCATGATGGTATAAAGTGCTTTACAAATGCTGATTATGATCTTCTGCGAGAAACAAATATCAATCTGATTtgggaaaatgaaaataacacaaagtctatttataaagtaaaaCTGGTTGGAAAAGACCCAGGGGAATATTGGTGTGAATGCCACACgattcaaaattttcaattagttaTCAGCTCAAGAGTAGTGACTTCGAAAGAAACCCGCGGCCACACGTTTtctgtaaaattaaatatgtcgTGCATGAGACATTCAAAATTTGACTTGTGCAGTAATATAATGCAGAAAAATGTCAAACGAATTGCAAAACATGACCACGAAGAACTAAGAAAATTAAGTAAAGCAATTTCACCCCAACTTATCTTACACAACACACGAATAATGACTATAGAAATGCTCGCATCAAACTACACAATTTACTGGATTCATATAACAGCCTCTCTCATGAACTCAGCAGTAGACAACAGTGAAGAAGACAGTAGTGAAGAACGCGATAGCCTAGAAAATGAACAACGCATCAGACACGATACTTCTGTAAGGATGAAAGTTTGGCGACTATTGCAGAAgttgttattaatttacaatgtCGATCGTAAAACTTTAGTACGCAGTACAGAATATTGTTTCCCAGAATTGGTTAATACGAATAGcgatgaaatatttgtatggaATCAAGCACTCAGAGGACAAATGGCAACATTATCTGCGTTATGTCTCCAAAACAATGGAATGCCATTAACGCGTAAGTGTCTAGGCAATTTTACATACGGTGCTTATTGGGAAGAGCTTAAAGAAAAGGTATTGTGCCAATGTAAAAACGAGAAATgccaaataacaaaaacgcTGTACAGCTTGCAGAACTCAAATATAACTAGGGAGTTCCCAGAAAAGACTGTAAAGgaattaaaaagtattatacaaaaaaatgcaaataagttGTTGCCTGCAGATATTCATTATACCGCAAACATTTTGCAGTCATCAGTAAAATACATTCAGAATAACTTAAATGGAAACGTTTCAGAAAAGAATTATCTTACCGATGTGATTAAATACACTGCACATGATATTGTAGacatatacaattatatagtAAATGTAAAGAAAAGTACTATAAGGATATCAGCTACGTTAAATTCTACAAACAAATTACTAGAGGCTATTGAAACCACAATTAACACCTTGGCGGTACAAACATCTGAgaatattgcaaatgcaacgTCAGACGAAACTGATGTCGCACCGATGGACCTTGAAATATTGGAATATGTGGATATCGGAGTTACTGCAAAAGTTTCGTGCAACTTTctctattttattataaatccGTATGTAGCAAATATTTCGGGGATTGCCATATTTCAGAATGATAACTTCACAGATTTTCCCCATATATTAAATGGAGCATTTAAGCACCAACATTTTCGATTCTTACAGTCATCTCACGATATTCAAGAACTTGTTTCGGAGCCAAATTTGGAATTTGCTACATATCTACCAGAAAAACTTTTAGATAacttaaatagaattttaaacaCAGTAAATGTTACCGAAAAAATTAAGACAAgcattgttattaaaatttattcaaatgacAAGCTTTTTCAAGCCCAAGGTATCCACGATCGACGAGCTGTAATTGGTTGGGTAGTATCAATCTCCTTACCTGGTCATAGTACACAGTTACCGGAAAATCTGCCAATAGTCTTTCGTActcaaaaaaatgaatttttaaaagataataTTAGTACTGAGACAGATCCGTGTAGATACTGGAATTACGAAAATTGGGCCCAAGACGGAATTTGGCTAGACCTAAGAATTCAAGAAACTCATCAAGATATTGTAATATGCCAAGTGAGCCATTTAACACCCTTTGCCTATTTAGTAGGGTTTAACATTACTAATGTTGACGATGATATTGAGTTCAGTAATCGACAGGTTCACGATCAAGTCTTAAACATTATAACGGTGATAGGTTGTTCACTATCACTTCTTGGTATATGTGGAATTTTTATTACGGCTGCAACATTTCAGTCTTGGCGACAAAAACCTTCATCCAAAGTGCTCCTACAACTTTCGGCTGCAATCGCTTTAGAAATGATAATCCTTTGCTTTGTCAGCACAGAGGAATATTCTCTAcacttaattataaataagatTATACCAAGTTGCGTGACAATTGGAGCTTTTCTGCACTATTCTGTTTTGGTACAGTTTTTCTGGATGATGGTGATTGCATACCTACAATTTAAAAGGTATGTTCAAGTATTTGGCCGTACTCGACCAACAAGATTCTTAATGAAATCAACGCTATTTTGCTGGGGTTTGCCCCTTTTACCAGTCATTCTTGTCGTTCTGCTGGATCACAATTCTTTTGGTAAAGGCGGTATTTGTTATCCTTCAGGGTATGCACTTTACTTTGGCGTAATTTTACCTATAGCTGTGATTGTCATAGCaaactttataatattttgtcttATTATACACAATATATTACTGAGTACCACCAATCCATCCATTCGACACACTGAAAAAACTGTTGTAATATACCAGATCCGATTATcggttttattatttttcttattggGATTCACATggttttttgggtttttgtcAACAATGAAAGcgggtattttattttcatatttattttgtctcACTGCCACATTACAAGGGtttgtcatatttttatattttattatcctGGATCCAGTTACGCGTAGAATGTGGAGCCAATACTTTTATAAACTTTGTTCAATTGAAAACAACGTAATTCACAGTACGAGTCTTAAGGATACCACTGATACATCTTAA